One segment of Shewanella piezotolerans WP3 DNA contains the following:
- a CDS encoding PepSY-associated TM helix domain-containing protein: protein MKENFFRSMTWLHTWVGLLVCWVLLLIFFAGTLSYYRHDISLWTKPELHKNVIQSYDASLIEPELDKAQQYLSQHAEGARDWRISFPTDRKPYLSYSWQTQPEAGQRRGKFIEHVVQKDQEQLITDVRQTKGGNFFYRLHFDLHYMPAKIARWIVGFCTMFMLIALISGIVIHKRIFKDFFSFRRNKGSRSWLDAHNVSSVLALPYHLMITYTGLVTLMAMYMPWAVITAYDGDSKTFSKELRPSRVQVKPIGETADTVQLTSLLPQIHEILGDTPIRQVVINNPGDRNSRVNVYKDTGETVTDRRTAIVFNAVDGKLMNSGVEPDSGAQNTHDTLIALHTGRFSAPALRLLFFVSGILGCAMIATGTLLWANKIRQKQQKQLKQGNKTTLGLRLVEGLNLTFIAGLPLAASAFFYANRLLPLDMVNRAQWEANSFFLVLVTLGVIACFKRTLSVWRAVLALSGLSLIAIPVLNALTSDSNLLSNMSQGQWSLAGFDIICSIIGLSLLFARSKLSQRHKQPAKRQHDAPRTGLPLGSSAMNKEA from the coding sequence ATGAAAGAGAACTTTTTTCGCAGCATGACTTGGCTGCACACTTGGGTTGGTTTACTTGTCTGTTGGGTATTGCTATTAATTTTCTTTGCAGGAACGTTGAGCTACTATCGGCACGATATTAGTCTTTGGACTAAACCTGAACTGCATAAAAATGTTATCCAAAGTTATGATGCGAGCCTCATCGAGCCTGAATTAGACAAGGCTCAACAATACCTATCTCAACATGCAGAGGGAGCTCGAGATTGGCGTATTAGCTTTCCTACAGACCGCAAACCCTATCTAAGCTATAGCTGGCAAACGCAACCGGAAGCGGGTCAACGTCGCGGTAAATTTATTGAACATGTGGTGCAAAAGGATCAAGAGCAACTTATCACCGATGTTCGCCAAACAAAGGGCGGTAACTTTTTCTATCGATTGCATTTTGACCTGCACTATATGCCAGCCAAAATTGCTCGCTGGATTGTCGGTTTCTGTACCATGTTTATGTTGATTGCTTTAATCAGCGGTATTGTGATTCACAAGCGCATTTTTAAAGATTTCTTTAGCTTTAGACGCAACAAAGGCAGTCGCTCGTGGCTTGACGCCCATAACGTTAGCTCGGTGCTAGCTCTCCCCTATCACCTAATGATCACCTATACCGGGCTTGTGACTCTTATGGCAATGTATATGCCGTGGGCCGTCATCACTGCCTACGACGGTGACTCTAAAACGTTCAGTAAGGAGTTAAGACCAAGTCGAGTACAGGTTAAACCGATTGGCGAAACAGCAGATACGGTGCAACTAACCTCTTTGCTGCCGCAAATCCATGAAATACTTGGTGACACACCTATTAGACAAGTGGTTATTAACAATCCTGGTGACCGAAACAGCAGAGTTAACGTATACAAAGATACCGGTGAAACGGTCACTGACAGAAGAACCGCTATTGTTTTTAATGCTGTAGATGGCAAATTGATGAATAGCGGCGTAGAGCCTGATTCTGGTGCCCAAAACACCCATGACACCTTAATCGCACTGCACACTGGCCGTTTTTCTGCTCCCGCTTTGAGGCTATTGTTCTTTGTCTCAGGGATCTTGGGCTGCGCCATGATTGCCACCGGCACGCTATTGTGGGCCAATAAAATTCGCCAAAAGCAACAAAAACAGTTAAAGCAAGGCAACAAAACTACTTTAGGGCTGCGGTTAGTTGAGGGATTAAACCTCACCTTTATCGCCGGTTTGCCACTGGCTGCGAGTGCTTTTTTCTATGCCAATAGACTGCTTCCTCTTGATATGGTCAATCGCGCGCAATGGGAAGCCAATAGCTTTTTCTTGGTACTGGTAACGCTTGGTGTCATCGCTTGCTTTAAGCGCACATTATCCGTTTGGCGCGCTGTATTAGCACTATCAGGACTGAGCTTAATAGCGATTCCAGTGCTCAATGCCTTAACCTCAGATAGCAACTTGTTAAGCAATATGAGTCAAGGACAGTGGTCGCTGGCAGGATTTGACATCATCTGCAGCATAATCGGATTAAGCCTATTATTTGCTCGTAGCAAGCTTTCTCAACGCCACAAGCAGCCTGCAAAACGACAGCATGATGCTCCAAGAACAGGTTTACCCCTAGGCAGTTCTGCAATGAATAAAGAGGCATAA
- a CDS encoding DUF3325 domain-containing protein: MLSLLGFTYIAFSLLALAMFSHHREALGYAPSEKRCRVLSTAGWFGLALTYWGCTLQQGFAYGSIIYFGLLAVAGLLVVITLSYRAKFMPYAMGLSAIISSLLLLIPPSQ, from the coding sequence ATGTTGAGCTTACTAGGATTCACTTACATCGCATTTAGTCTATTAGCTCTGGCTATGTTCTCTCATCATAGAGAAGCCTTAGGCTATGCCCCGAGTGAAAAGCGCTGTAGAGTTTTATCAACTGCAGGTTGGTTTGGACTAGCGTTAACCTATTGGGGCTGCACGTTGCAGCAAGGTTTTGCATACGGCAGTATCATCTATTTTGGTCTATTAGCCGTTGCTGGATTACTGGTGGTGATAACTTTAAGCTACCGGGCTAAGTTTATGCCGTATGCTATGGGATTAAGTGCAATAATCAGTTCGTTACTGCTTTTAATTCCCCCATCACAATAA
- a CDS encoding AraC family transcriptional regulator: protein MTDINKLLANFHLNATIFHRSLLCNTWSTDTSGSGLASFHLVSQGQAYLYCDDIKALELNAGDLVVFPHDAPHIISSSDDAETAASINSFIAYPMAHKSANQTGLICGYFDFSEDKSHPLICQLPTCMVLHKHQQQGALAGIVQSLIEEAKLGLLANEVILSRLSEVFFLNLIRKLSLDEQTNIGLFKALQDPKMNKVLHAINTDLAHHWTVNTMAEIGGYSRASFASYFKSYLELTPLEYLTRLRLSQAKKQLRAGDSVYKTALDVGYQTDVSFAKAFKRYFGYGPGSSRKSNTLA from the coding sequence ATGACTGACATCAATAAATTACTTGCCAATTTTCACCTTAACGCGACAATCTTCCACCGCTCCTTACTTTGCAATACATGGAGCACGGATACCTCCGGCAGTGGACTGGCGAGCTTCCACTTAGTTAGCCAAGGTCAAGCGTATCTATATTGTGATGATATTAAAGCCCTTGAATTAAACGCTGGTGACTTAGTCGTTTTTCCACACGACGCCCCCCACATAATCAGCAGCAGTGATGATGCAGAAACAGCCGCTAGCATCAATAGCTTTATCGCCTACCCAATGGCTCACAAGTCAGCCAATCAAACTGGCTTGATATGTGGTTACTTTGATTTTAGTGAAGACAAAAGCCACCCGCTTATTTGTCAATTGCCGACATGTATGGTGCTCCATAAACATCAGCAGCAAGGCGCACTAGCAGGCATAGTCCAAAGCCTTATCGAAGAAGCTAAGCTGGGATTATTGGCCAACGAGGTGATTTTATCGCGTTTAAGTGAAGTCTTTTTCTTAAACCTAATAAGAAAACTATCCTTAGATGAGCAGACTAATATCGGCTTGTTCAAAGCGTTACAAGATCCAAAAATGAATAAAGTACTACATGCTATTAATACCGACTTAGCTCATCACTGGACCGTAAATACTATGGCCGAAATAGGAGGCTATTCACGGGCAAGCTTTGCCAGTTATTTTAAATCCTATCTTGAGCTGACCCCACTTGAGTATTTAACTCGACTACGCCTGTCACAAGCAAAAAAGCAGCTGCGCGCAGGTGACAGTGTTTATAAAACAGCGCTAGATGTTGGTTATCAAACCGATGTATCTTTTGCAAAAGCCTTTAAACGCTACTTTGGTTATGGCCCAGGCAGCAGTCGAAAAAGCAATACACTAGCTTAA
- a CDS encoding OsmC family protein, with protein sequence MSFNIDISWMASVTSAKEPAGFCRDHNIVFGSGQQVNASSAPEYSGNSAFVNPEESLLAALSSCHMLTFLTIAHLKRLPVVSYYDHAEAELGKNEQGKLFVNRITLQPQITFAEGVEVSEDVIAKIHQKSHANCFIANSLNPETIVEILTKELSE encoded by the coding sequence ATGAGTTTTAATATTGATATTAGCTGGATGGCATCAGTAACGTCGGCTAAAGAGCCCGCTGGTTTTTGTCGCGATCACAACATTGTATTTGGCAGCGGCCAACAAGTTAACGCATCATCTGCGCCAGAATATAGTGGTAATAGTGCTTTTGTTAATCCAGAAGAGAGCTTATTAGCTGCATTATCTTCCTGTCATATGCTGACATTTTTAACCATCGCTCACCTGAAACGCCTGCCCGTAGTTAGCTATTATGACCATGCAGAAGCTGAGCTTGGTAAAAATGAGCAAGGTAAGCTATTTGTCAATAGAATCACTTTACAGCCACAAATAACCTTTGCCGAAGGTGTTGAAGTAAGTGAAGACGTGATAGCTAAAATTCATCAAAAATCTCATGCAAACTGCTTTATTGCCAATAGTCTTAATCCTGAAACCATCGTTGAGATCCTGACTAAAGAGCTAAGTGAATAA